The DNA region ACTTCTGCATCTGTTACAAATGCTGAGTTTCCTACTTCAGCTGCTACTGCCAATAATACTTCTAATATTGTTTCAAATTCGGATGTTACCTCTTCCAGTAGTGCTAATCTTTGGCATGCTAGGTTAGGTCATCCTAATGAGCATGTAATGAAAATTGTTCTCAAATAGTGTAATATTTCTCAACTAAATAAAAACATCATAGAGTTTTGTTCCTCTTGTTGTATGGGTAAAGCTCATAGGTTACCCTCTCACAGCTCAACTTCTGTTTATTCACCTTTAGAACTCATTTTCACTGACCTGTGGGGACCCTCCCATGTTACCTTTTATGCTGGCTATACATATTATGTTTCCTTCATTGATGCTTTCTCTAGGTATACATGGATATTTCCTATAAAGTCCAAGGCTGaaaccatttatttttttcaaaactttaagTCCATGGTTGAGTTATAGCTTAACACCAAAATCAAGAGTATTCAGTCAGATTGTGGAGGTGAATGCAGACCTTTCTCCAGACTTCTATCCTCTTTTGGTATTTCTCATAGACTTATTTGTCCCCATACTTATCACCAAAATGGTGTGGTTGAGAGAAAACATATATACATAGTTGATTTGGGTTTAACCATGTTGCATCATGCTTCTTTACCCTTGCAATTTTGGGATTATGCCTTTACTACAGCTGTTTATCTTATTAACAAGCTTCCCACTGCTTCTCTCAAGTTTGTTGTTCCTTTTGTTACTTTGTTTAATAAAGAGCctgattatcattttcttcgaACTTTTGGATGTGCATGTTTTCCTTTACTAAGGCCATATCATACACACAAGCTCAATTTTCAGTCTCAAGAGTGTTTGTTTCTAGGTTATTCCTTGTCTCACAAGGGTTACAAGTGCTTGTCATCCTCTAGTAGAATTTACATATCTAtggatgttttatttattgagtTGAGATTTCCCTATATtgatctttttccttcttcctttaATCCCACAAAAAATCTTGATTCTTATTTTAGCCTAAGTCCTAACCTTTCTCCACTTTTTGTTGCCCCTATTCCTCATACATCTCAAGCATCACCTGTTAATTCAAGCTTTGTTCCTCTTATTCTTCCAGGTTTTTCACCTTTACCTGCTCATTCCCCCATCACAACTGTTTATGTACCTTGTCCTTCCACTTCTTCTGCACCCATCCCTATTCAGTCACAAAATTATGAGTCTACTAACCCTACTTTATCTGCTTTAGAGTTTGTGTCTATACCCAACTCTATACCAGTCAATACCCACCTTatgaaaacaaggaaaaaaggTTTAATGTTTTCTAAATCATCTTGGTTATAATAactcatatttttcttattttattacttatacAATTGATACACCTGTTGTACTATTAATATCAACCTAATTTGCCCTTAACCCGATAAAAAATGGGTTGAGAATTCAAAGGGTTGACGTAACCGTATAATGTCTCATTGCGTTCACATAAGTGAAAATTAGGGGTGTTCGCAACTCAATTTGAATATGTTATTCGTCAAAAAGTCACCAGAACCaaacttataaaatatatatggttTGGTTCAatcttcatttaaaataaaatccaaaccaaaccaaatcaaTATTTTACAGTTTGGTTATCAAACATGTCTTAAAAAAGTCGTCTAAAAAATGGTATACACTTTATAAATTTCATATACATAACACTACAAAAAACATTGTGAAACTCAAGTAATATACACATAAAATGCATAACACTAAAGTAATATAAGTGTTGAGGTTTGGTtctatttcaaaaacacaaaccACAATTCGAACCAAAACGattgatttaagaaaaaaatcatctaaacaaatccaaaaagaatcagtttgattcaattttcagtttttattttggattaaTTTAGATTTGAACATCCCTAATAAAAATGATCTATTTAGCGGGAGAATCCATACTCAATTCGCATGATATACAAAATTTCCTTAGGTATTCTCACATTTCAAAGGGAACATTTTCACATCAGCATGTCAATGTTATCATCCTTGCAAGTTTTAAATTAAGTATTCTCAACCTATGCAATATTCTTAAATCCCAAAACTACTAGATAGATTCCTAAattaaaaacttcgtaccccattgcccagaggctcttcgctatgcgaaggtatgggggagggatattgtacgcaaccttacccttgcatatgcaaagaggctgtttccggattcgaacccatgaccaacaagtcaccaaggcacaactttaccgctaccccagggctcgccctctagATAGATtcctaaattatttgaaaaaaattaattaggtcCTAAAGAATTTGTTTATGTTTTAGATTTCatcgttaatttttttattggagttAACAACATGCacatagttaaaaataattacaaatttaggcatcaaattgagaaaaaatcatgacctaattacaaattattaaatagttCAAGAATttgcaaattaattaatataacaattaattatttttataataaacgtaagacaataaataattacttcttttgtttttatgatatcatcataattttatgggataaaatttatttatatatggtaTCCAAACACAATGTTACTCTACATTTgaacatgaaaaaaagaaacTGAAAAAACGAAACACgcatagtaataataataaaagaaaatcattagTATGCAGTTCTCTAATTAGGTGGAGTTGGCAGCCAACCCATCAAAACGGCAGCTTCCTAAACACGAGTCCAAAAGCGTGAAAGATCCTCCAACCGCTACAAATGTCCTCACCAAACACCAAATAACGCAAACGGAAACTACTCCATAACGGTTTAACGCACGTGACAGGGTTTAACCTATCCCTGTACGCCTCTAACGTATCTCCGTACCCAAACACACCGCGAAGTGTCCAACTAGACAAATCAGATAGAGAAAGAGAGCatgtgattttagttttttctctctctcgtcGCAATGAAAAGTACTAACTaggtagtagtagtagtaggaAGATGGTTAAAAACCCGTAAACGTAAACCCTAGTAGTTTAAATAGCCTCCATCTTCTTCCACTGTTTTCTCTCTCAACTCAATACAAATCGCAAGGCACTTCTTACTCGCTGTTTGATTCGAGTTTGCTCTCTCGCTCCCGCTCTAAACCCTAGAGCACGCTCTTTCTAGGGTTTAGATTTCGATTCCTCGTTGATTTCGGAATTCGTGTTTTACACGTTGAtcggagaattttttttttctatcgaATTTTCGGGGTCATGGATCTTCCTAGTCTCGCTGTTATACTCCAAGCCGCTCTCAGTCCCAATCCGGATGAACGGAAAACAGCTGAGCAGAGCTTGAATCAGGTGCGACTCTCCTTTCGATTCCGATCAGAGTTTTGATCGGTTCTCGCTTGTTTACTTGATTCGCTTCTGCTTAAGTGTTTTTCAAGTACGGATGGTTGTGAAACGTGGTAATTTTGGTGTACTTGTGAATTTTGGCGTGTGATTGCTAATTGGATGTAGCAGTTCTTTAATTggatgaatttaaatttggttGTGTGTGTATTAATGATCTTCTTGAATCTGAAGAGTTGATTTTCGCTAAATTGGTTGTGAAGCTCGGACACTTGAAAATTTGTTGTCTGTTGGTATCGGTGTGCATTTATGGGTGCTAATTGAATGTATTAGTGTTTTAATTTGAGGAGTTTTTGTTaactatattaaattaaatatacatacagTTTCAGTATGCGCCTCAGCATCTGGTGAGGTTGTTGCAAATCATTGTAGACAACAACgttgacatgggtgtacgacAAGTGGCGAGTATTCATTTCAAGAACTTTATTGCCAAAAATTGGTCTCCTCTTGATGGTATGCTCTTTTTATCATAGGTTCGAGTTAGATAATGAATTCGGAAGTTTTCTGATCATACTCTTCGTTTTTCTGAGTTGACTATGTAGATACGCAACTGAAGATCTCACAGAGTGATAAGGATGTGGTGAGGGATCACATTCTTGTGTTTGTAACCCAGGTTCCTCCTTTGTTGAGGTACAGTTGTTCACCACCTCTGGCTGCCTGGTGTTTGGTAGCACATCTTGTCTATTTTGATACTTGTTGCTGTCATGACTCTCTTTACCCTAGTGGATGATCACAACTCTTGTGGGTCAAAACTTTTTggcatatttatttttcttttgtgaatGCCTGTTTTTTTCCATTGTATTGACTTGCGTTCTTTGCTTACATGTTATGTTTATAGGGTACAGCTTGGTGAATGCCTTAAAACAGTTATACATTCTGATTATCCTGAGCAGTGGCCTCATCTTCTTGACTGGGTGAAGCATAACTTACAGGATCAACAAGTCTATGGTGCCTTATATGTGCTGCGGATTCTTTCTAGAAAATACGAGTaagtttgtatatatattatattatatttttaattgaaagaaTTGGGCTGCCTTGGTGAATACGGTTATCCTATTTTGGTAATTTGGTTATATCATTTAATTGAACTATACATTTGTTATAAATGAATGTGTGTGTATTTATAGTCAGAAGAATGTGGAGAAAGATACAAATATAAGGATAAGAAACCCTCAAGAATCCAAGATGtcgtgaaaaaagaaaaacacaaaaatcaagaacaaactGTACACTAGTTATGCATGTGaccaaaaaaatttcttctGCTTTTATagtacaaaaaataaagaaaatgggcaaataattaacaataattattttttgaatgataATATTGAATTCCTTTTGAGGTGTCAAAGAGAATGAATGAAAGATTATGATGTCACCAATAAATTGAGATGTTTCAGAAAGTTtggaaaaggaaataaaaaagactGTAGTTTACTTTGTTTCAAATGGACGGTACAAACCTCATCCCATATGTTTTAGTCAGTACTATTATTTTGCCATCTCCATCAATAAGATGCAAAGTGGGTGGAAGATTTGCATTTCCAaacatttgaaataaaaaagactGTAGTTTACTTTGTTTCAAATGGACGGTACAAACCTCATCCCATATGTTTTAGTCAGTACTATTATTTTGCCATCTCCATCAATAAGATGCAAAGTGGGTGGAAGATTTGCATTTCCAAACATTTGATATCTGATTTGGCAAGGGCTTATATTTCAATTGATATCTGATTTGATATGTTAgtttaataaactattttattttctcctcCCAGGTTCAAGTCAGATGAGGAAAGGGTACCAGTTTATCGCATTGTTGACGAGACATTCCCTCACCTTCTCAATATATTTAACAGGCTTGTCCAGATTGTTAATCCATCACTTGAAGTAGCTGATTTAATCAAGCTTATCTGTAAAATCTTCTGGTCCTCCATATATGTACGCTTTCTCTCCTCATAGGCTCATATGTATTGCTTAAATTAAGggatttattttatgcattatGCTGTATATTAAACCTTGTTCAAGATTCATTTGCATTTATCAATATTGATTCTGTTTACTACCTCTGGACTGATATaaacaaccaaaaaaatgacggacttaaatataaacaaatttaactACTTTTGCCCTATTATAATGATATCATACCAAAAATACCCTtcaattaaaagatattatattttcaatgacTCCTTTTTATTCTTGATTCAAGTTCCAATGAAGGACACtttatgaaaaacatttttttaaatgtgattagtaggattaaattatgttaactaATTGGTGCGAAGTTAGttaatttttcttgtatttCAGTCCCGAGGGAATATTATTTACTGTGTAGCATGAATTCCTTTTTTACCCAAGGTTGTCAAATTTGAGAGAGTATGTAAACTTGTTGATTGTCTGTGGACTTGACTCATAAGATTTTTCCTACAATTTAAGAAAACCCTACCATAGCATCCAAAcaacatataataatattctGCATTCCAGCTTCATAATTAAGCAAACCCTATAAAGAAACTTGATCAGAAACAACAACACAATACCTTACTTTTTTATTGATAGAGAACCTTAATCCCCAATCTGGTATCAATGTGATAACTGAATAGGGATGGGAATGAACAAAcagaagaatgaaaagaataacCAGCTGTTCAAGAGTTCTGgggctcttcttttcagtctcCAGTGAATTCTAAAATACGTGATATCCCTCCCTCTTAGTTCTCCTCTATTTTTATTAGTTCTCTCCTTTCACCTAACTAACCAACTAACTGCTGTTAATTTATATTCTGTTACATTGGGGACCTTTTAAGACATTGATATCCTACTGTCCACCCTATGTCTTCTGACATAGACCTTCATTATTGAAGGCCTGCTATCTTCATAAGATTCATATTACAAGCAGTGTTGTTAAATGGCGGCCATGGCGGCGCCATGGCGGAGTTGCGTAGCGGTTTTCTGAAAAAACGCCACCGAATAGCGGTGGCGTGACGGGTTAAAGATGGTGGCCGCCATAACCATGGCGGCCATGGCGGATGTGGCGGGGAGGCGGAAAATggcggaattttttttttttgtccgcgGTAGGAGTTGGGCTGACCCGACCCAACCCTACCCGGAAACTTAATGAAAACCatgaccccccccccccccctaccTTTCAGAACGCTGCTGTAACCCTCGAAGCTTCAACACAGCGCGACCTCGGAACCAGCCACGACCCCTGCAACCAGCCTCGGAACCAGCCGCGCGTGACCCGCTGCAGCCAGCAGCGACGACCCATGGCGTGAACGGCGGCGACGAGCACGGCGTGAACGACGGCGACGCGAACGGAGAAGATGACCCAGAACCGCGACCTCGACTTATACTGGTGGGTGGGCCAaagccttttttttgtttttgctgctTGACACCCCTTTTTTATGTCTGCAGCTTTTTTTTCCGTTTTTCTATTTGACACCCCCCTTTTACTTTCGACAGtcccatttttaattttttttctatttgacaccacgatttttttttttctgttcagtCTTCTTTTAAATGGCTGAACCATCATCctctttaatgagtttatttggtgttggtacttgattattgtatgaactcatgaaacttttttagtttatttgaatgcaatcctttgtttttttcaatttcaatgagtttatatatatgttttttttttttttttggtccgcCATGACTTCCGCCATTTTCCGCTACGCCATCCGCCATATTTTTATGGCAGATTTTTTACTTTCCGCCATGAACCGCCATccgccattaacaacattgATTACAAGTTAAAATCATACTAAAATGATCAAATTGAGAGCTTGATGAGTTTCTGTGCGAGTTTGATGAGTCTACTATCAAGTTTGGCAACCATGAAGGTTACTGCTTTATCATCTCTTGCCATTGGGTTGATATTGCCTTTTCATCATATTAAATCTCATTAAGCAAAGGATAGAAAGTTATCTTGGGATTACTAGACCTTCAGTAACATGTTTTTCACATTATAGTTTATGTAGCAGTGATTAGTGAATGTTTCCTCTCATGTCAAATATAAGGCGAAATTTATGGTATAAAACgttgaaaacacaaaaaaataatcaacttTACAATGTCCATGTAAATCCCAGTTTTGATTAATGTGTTTGTATTTGAATAAATCTTGGTTTCTGTTGTTTTTGGTTGACCTTGCTGTTACTGgggataaaatgaaagaaaggagAGCACATATTTTACAATTGAGATAGCATTGTCTGTTACATCAATTATTTTGATGCTTTTCTCCACTCAAATTAACATAGTTGACATATGCAATTCTGGGTTTTGTTGAATTTATTCAGTTGGAGATTCCTAAGCTGTTGTTTGATCAAAATATCTTCAATGCATGGATGAtgctttttttaaatatattggaGAGGCCTGTCCCCTCTGAAGGTCAGCCTGTTGATCCTGATCTTAGAAAATCATGGGGTTGGTGGAAGGTCAAGAAATGGACAGTTCACATTCTCAATAGGCTCTACACTCGGTATGTCGAGGTGtggattaatttatataatagttATAAGCAATTTTGCTGCATGACTGATTCTGAATTTCTATGGCTGTTTAAATTACCTCGTGACAGTTTTGGAGACTTGAAGCTGCAAAACCCCGAAAATAGAGCCTTTGCTCAaatgtttcagaagcattaTGCGGGGAAAATTTTAGAGTGCCACTTAAATCTGTTAAATGTCATTCGTGTAGGGGGCTATTTACCTGACAGAGTTATCAACCTAATTCTTCAATATCTAAGCAACAGGTGGGTATACTTTGAAGTGTCATTCTGCATCATTGATTCGATCCAATCCAACCCCTTATTCTTGAGAGTAAAACTGGGGAAGGGTAGATACAcagtttttgtgtttgtgtgtggaGGTTGGGGGGGATTAAGAGGGTGCTTATGCCCATTCATATGCATATGTGTTTTATTAGATTTCCATTAAGAAGCTAATGGAGGAGTCAGTGCTTGACATTGCAGTAGTGTCTATGGTCATGTGGTCTTTGATACTTTGCAGCTATAACTGatacaaatgaaaatgaaagccCCATGTGTGATGCTAGTACATTTCTGGTATAGGTGCCTCATGGATGTATCTATCTCATTTCTGAATGTCAAATCAGACCCTGGAACAAAGTTTCTGTTGTCTGCAAAGTTAGGGCATATTTGAAGAGAGATTATGAGTTGTTGAGTGCTTTATTTGCTATTGCTAAAGTGGGCACATACTAATTCTCCccctctgattttttttaacatatgcaGCATTTCAAGGAATAGTATGTATACTCTGCTGCAACCACGGCTTGATGCCCTTCTTTTTGAAATAGTGTTCCCCCTTATGTGCTTCAATGATAATGATCAAAAGCTTTGGGATGAAGATCCACATGAATATGTAAGGAAAGGCTATGGTAAGTTGTTTTGCTGTGTAAACATGGAATCAATATTTCAACAAATTGTGCCGGGATTTCTTTCTTATAGCTTCTAATTCTTTGTTACAGACATTATTGAAGATCTTTATAGTCCTAGGACTGCTTCCATGGATTTTGTGAGTGAGTTGGTTCGAAAACGTGGGAAAGAAAATCttcaaaaatttattcaatttattgTTGAAATTTTCAGAAGGTAATAGCTTACTTACTGTTAGAATGAATGATCTATAATTGGGTGCAATATTTAGGATTTGTTCTGTGCTAGGTATGATGAGGCTTCTGCAGAATACAAGCCCTATAGACAAAAAGATGGTGCTCTTCTTGCTATTGGAGCACTTTGTGACAAATTGAAGCAGACTGAGCCATACAAATCTGAACTTGAGCATATGTTAGTGCAACATGTCTTTCCTGAGTTCAGCTGTCCTGTTGGCCACCTTAGGGCTAAGGTCTGTTCTCCTATTCTAGTTTTTACCCCATTAATCCCCATGTGATATAGGACTTAGGCGGGAAAGAAAGCGAGAAACAGAAAGAcagaaaaagatggaagaagaacaaaacagagaggatagagagagaaaaacagAGAGATCAAAGAACTGCATgctgctatttttttttatcattccagTTTCCTTCTAAAATACAATAACCATGCGATGGAGTTATTATTTAGACTACACTTTATTTTTCCTGTGAAAAACAGGCAGCATGGGTTGCAGGACAATATGCCCATATTAACTTCTCAGATCAGAATAATTTTCGGAGCGCTTTGCAGTGTGTTGTATCCAGAATGCAGGATTCTGAACTTCCTGTGCGTGTTGATTCAGTTTTTGCTTTGCGTTCTTTTATTGAAGCTTGCAAAGGTGGTGTTTTACCTTCTTTTTGTATCtgtatattgaatatttttttttatatgattaatgTTGTTTATGCTTATTTTGTCATGATGTATGGATGCAGATTTGAATGAAATCCGTCCTATTCTTCCTCAACTCCTTGATGGTACGAAGGCTTGAGAATTTTGTTTCACtccaaaaattttatttgacttGCTGAATAA from Glycine soja cultivar W05 chromosome 8, ASM419377v2, whole genome shotgun sequence includes:
- the LOC114422826 gene encoding importin beta-like SAD2, with the protein product MDLPSLAVILQAALSPNPDERKTAEQSLNQFQYAPQHLVRLLQIIVDNNVDMGVRQVASIHFKNFIAKNWSPLDDTQLKISQSDKDVVRDHILVFVTQVPPLLRVQLGECLKTVIHSDYPEQWPHLLDWVKHNLQDQQVYGALYVLRILSRKYEFKSDEERVPVYRIVDETFPHLLNIFNRLVQIVNPSLEVADLIKLICKIFWSSIYLEIPKLLFDQNIFNAWMMLFLNILERPVPSEGQPVDPDLRKSWGWWKVKKWTVHILNRLYTRFGDLKLQNPENRAFAQMFQKHYAGKILECHLNLLNVIRVGGYLPDRVINLILQYLSNSISRNSMYTLLQPRLDALLFEIVFPLMCFNDNDQKLWDEDPHEYVRKGYDIIEDLYSPRTASMDFVSELVRKRGKENLQKFIQFIVEIFRRYDEASAEYKPYRQKDGALLAIGALCDKLKQTEPYKSELEHMLVQHVFPEFSCPVGHLRAKAAWVAGQYAHINFSDQNNFRSALQCVVSRMQDSELPVRVDSVFALRSFIEACKDLNEIRPILPQLLDEFFKLMNEVENEDLVFTLETIVDKFGEEMAPYALGLCQNLAAAFWRCMNTAEADEEADDPGALAAVGCLRAISTILESVSRLPHLFVQIEPTLLPIMRRMLTTDGQEVFEEVLEIVSYMTFFSPTISLDMWSLWPLMMEALADWAIDFFPNILVPLDNYISRGTAHFLTCKEPDYQQSLWNMISSIMSDKNMEDNDIVPAPKLIEVVFQNCRGQVDHWVEPYLRITVERLHHTEKSYLKCLFMQVIADALYYNAALTLSILQKLGVASEIFHLWFHLLQQVKKSGMRTNFKREHEKKVCCLGLTSLLALPADQLPAEALGRVFRANLDLLVAYKEQVAEAAKEEEAEDDDDMDGFQTDDEDEEGNGFDKEMGVDADEGEDADTITLRKLAEQAKSFRPNDDDDDDSDDDFSDDEELQSPIDEVDPFVFFVDSIKVIQSLDPSRFENLTQKLEFNYQALANGVAQHAEQRRAEIEKEKLEKSTAATAS